Below is a window of Solea senegalensis isolate Sse05_10M unplaced genomic scaffold, IFAPA_SoseM_1 scf7180000012844, whole genome shotgun sequence DNA.
ATGGGGACACAAACAGAAAGGATTAATAGATACGGCTAAATGTGCGTAGTGCATGTTCATAGCAACCACACTCAACACACCTACCTACATTTAGGTCAACGTAAAGCTTACCTGCGCGCCTATGACAGTTAACATAGCTAAGGGCAGCTAACTGCGGTAACTATAATCAGTGCTAAAATATTACCATGAGCACACAGACAGTCGTTTACGTTGTGTACAGTGTGCGTGAAACGTAAACACTGGGTTGGCCACGAGTAACGTTACACATATCTAGTTAGCTTGTTACCAACTACTGACATGCTAGACAGCAATGTGGCTAACAGCTACAGGGGCTACATGCGTACATTTACATTACGCTCGGCTGTCATTAACAGCAGTGTTAGCATGCCAGCTACAACCGCGTTTATAACTGAATATTTGGTGCCAAAAGTGCTACATTGCTACATTTGTCCAGTACACTCGCcatatgtgtttatttgaataaatgcgCACACTTACCCTTGAAATGACTGCCTTTTTTTAAGTGTCCACACGTCGTTAGTCAACATTGTTTTGGTTGAAAGTGGCAGCCCCAGTCCACAGCACGCAACACGGACTCACTGTTTGTTAACGTGTCTCCTCGACGCGTCGTGTCCCGTCTGCATAACGAGATAAAAGGACAAACGCACGCAGAGCTGATACCGTTTGTCGGTTATTTGTGTCTTGTGATGGAGGCGAAAACCGTCAGCAAACCGCGTTAAACTGGTTAAACTCTGTTGATGCGCAGCTTGCCATTACAAAAGTAGGCGCTAACCTCCAGGAAAAACATAGCCTACAAAATGGAGAACAGAGCAATAAGCAGACAGCCCCATGACTGACCTGTTTACAGTGCGCAGAGACACCTATCGGCCAAGCCCGGTCACTGCACCGGTCATGTGTTCTGATTTGAGCCCAAACACCCCAGTTAcaaagattaagattaaaaataaatttgaattaaaaaggacaaaggaaaagaactagtaaagaaataaaaaataacttccTCTTTTCCTGTTATTTTGCCTTTTATTAATGAGTGCGAAACATAATGAGACTTCGACACTGTCTGTAATTTGAGAAttccacagagagacagacagagagaaggtgAAATAGATGTTTTTCCCAAGGTCTGTTAATTCCCCCTCTACACAATGGGATGTGTCCTATATTTTGATAATCTTTCACATAatgcaaataacatttatttgtcTCAGAGAGAGGCCATTTGTGACTAggaatgtgacatttgtgacaagTAAACAACTGTTTTCTCTATTCATTTTTGagtcaaaactacagttacaTTTTGGTTCTGTCGTCTTGCCAGTTCAGACCTCTGCACTTTTATCGGGAACCATATTAAGTGGTGGAAGTCAGTCTGGTTCTGCAGGAagtttcttcctgttaaaagaaACGTTAACACTGTTGCCAAGGGCTTGCTCATTGCacattctgttgttgtttttcccccataATATTGACAGGTTTTAACTGTAATGTATTAATGTACTTTGGGATAATTCCAGGATGAAGAGGATATAACGTGAAACAAGCTGTCACATAGATAATACGTATAAGTATGtctcatttatatatttttactcATGTTTAAGGCTGCACATCAGTGTATTTTACCATTTTTGAAGTAAATTCACTGGTTAATATGAAAGATGAATGTTTGCAGACCTGTGTAATCAATAAATAGAACTCACATGCACCAGGCTACACAACCATACATcttgtatatgtttatattcatatattatgCCAGAGCTTGAACTGTGTGAATTTAAATGAGACAGAAACATGACACTTGGACCAATAACTGGAAATGATGTACATGAGCTTCCCAAGAACCAACAACCTCATACCTTGAATCTGACTGACTTGAAATTCGATCACACATGTTCAACCATAAGGCCTCTCGGGCCATGACCATGACAGGCAACGGTGATGAATAGTTTGCTAATTTAAGCCATACATAGTATGAAAAACATCAATGTGAATAGAAATCTTTAGAATTTGTTCAGAAATGGACTAAACAATATTTGACAAGAccattttactttaattttgtagacaaacaaacaaacacaacttttcGTAACTAACACTAAAGCATAAGACAAACATTATTGTGAAATTAGGAATCAGgaaactgtctattttgttaATATTGCACAACTTTCTTCCAGTTGCATGTGTCACGTGATTGTTTTCATCCAGTCATGATCAAAAGATGAAGCCTGTGGGAAAATGTTAGACTAATTGAATTCACTAGATCTAACCATTTGATGTGTCAATTTACATGATgattagagtttttttttctctgcatacATCATTCTAACaactcactttaaaaacagaattaaacTGTTTGAAGTGACTGATCAGCTTGCCAAGTCTGACTTTAAAGGACTCATATTTATACTCTTGAGTCCCGTCCTTATGCTGAAAGCAAATTATGTTATGAACCTGCAGAAAGCAATTTGTggctgtattttgtttttatttattttttgctgaaGCTACTCTGTAAATTTTAATTCAAGAGGTTGCAAAGCCTTTGACTGTAATTACAGCACATACAGTTATTCTTACTTCATGTTCAGCGGGGACACGTATTGCATTACATTATTCATGCTGAAGTTGTATGAAATCCAATCCCTTCCAAAAGATAGACTCTAACCTGAGAGTAGTGCatacacaggaaataaaacaaaggcagGCGGCAGGGAAATTGGCTCTAATGGGAGGATGAGCAGGATGAATAAGAAGCAGGCTTTATAGCACATATGGGAGGAGAATCATCCCTGAGCAGGGGCAATGTAATGAACTCCAAGTTTTACTGTCATACCAGCCCAACATGTAGTGTATTCAGAAAGTACACTGAATGATGTTATATGTTATTTCCTATGTAGAGGTAACTTAACTAAAGATTATTAATAACATAAACtgtaaaaatcattaaaagaagAGATGAGTGCAGCTATGTTCACTGTTGCTCCATATCCCCACCGTTTGAATCCCACTCAGTCCCCTGTGGCTGCTTAGCAACCCTTCACCAGCACAATGTACACTGAATTAACAGGGCAAAGCGTGACCGCTGCCTCCTCCAAACCACGAGTCAAGGGTGCTCTCCCATCATCAACGCCTTCTCTCAGCACTGCAGCAATGAAGGCCTCTGATTTATACAAACCTGGCACCagaactcacacacaaacaaacaagctgaaagacaaacaaacagtccGAAGCCCAGTGTTATATGATATCTTTAATGATGTAGCAATGATGATGCACTTTTGaaatattgtgcagccctaaaACAAACCATCTAATGAGAAAACAAGTTGTCCCCTAGTATTTAGAGCACCACAAACCACTGAATGGATATTTCTCATTGACACCCACATCCTGTTTGTACCTTAAACAGCTGGTGGCCTACATATACAGATGATGACATGCAATAGTCAAGCCTTTAATTCAGCCTTGCCTCTCACTTCGACCAAACTGGATTTTCCACCCTACAGTGCTTTGGTGTCACAGTAGAATACAGTGATGGCTCCATGACAAATTCACTGAGCAGGCACTGAGCAATAATGTACAAGTCCCAAACCCCAATCCTACTCATTGAGGACGGCTGCTTCTTCATTAATTCTTCCCTCAAAAACTGTCTAAAGACTGCATATAAAGTAGAATTTACAGTGCATGTGTAACTCGTGGAATATTATTTACATCCCAgtgtaaaataaagtcatatgagccactttatttttaaacagaccctgtgtgtttatttgaaagtgGATAGCAGCAGAGGATGGTGGGAGCTGAgatctgtccatggtgctgaaggAGGATTTCCCTCAGTTAAATTGATAATGAAAGGATCGATTTTCATATTAAGTCAAATAGTTGTGGGTGAAAGAagtgatgctgtttttttgccAACATGCTCAGTCTGTCAATTTTATCTAAATGTATTAAATTTTAATGTTGGCAGTTGTACAGAGACAGAGTTAAAGAGGAGGAACTATTCCATAAATCACCAGCTTTGTCACTGCCGATGGGCCTTTGAGCAAGGCATTGCCATCaaccctctctcactctctcgggATAAGCCCGTGCACTGAGAGCATTGACATGTAAATGCGGAAGCCTCTGGGAAGAAGGAATTAAAAATCCGCAACGCTCGGATTTTAAGACTGCATTAGACCTGAATCCGCTCCGCAGCTGCTCGCCTGGATCAGCATTTGTTGTAAATCAGCACAAATGCATGGAGTCCATTTTCTGTCCATCTCCTGCAAATGTCATTTTCCTTTAAGATGATGTAAGTCATCACTTCACGGGACgattctctcttctctctctctctctctctctctctctctctcgctcgctctctcagaGCAGCATTATCTCTCAGCCTTCTGTCGGACCGAGCGTTTCCGCTCTCAGCAGTTTGGAGAGATGGGTGCGCACCAGAGTCCCGCTTTCGTTCCTGTTTCAGCAGCATCCCATTTGTCAGAAGCGACGCTCAGTAGCATGAAGGGATGCACGTCCACGTTCCTCGCTCAGTCTGACTGATGAGCGTGAACTCGAGTCCTATTCACAAAAAGAGGTCGAATCTTTCCACAGAAACTTGAGCGGGAAACAAAGCGTGTGTTTTACTTCTTTTCATGGAGGGAAATCTCAGACTGAAGTGGGGATTGTATTTCTCTGAAGTGAGCCGTCGCTGAGGATGCGAGAAACATGATGCTGATTGCGATCATCGAGCGGATTCAACGTGGACGGGCACATTTACGCACTGGGTTGAAGGGTTCACTTTAGGGCACACATTGAAATTGTTTGTATTTAGACATAGGTTGTATTTAGACATAGGTTGTGAGTGATTGCAGCCTAAATCAAGACTGTGCTTTGGGACCTGAGAGCATCCACATCATGCAGCTGCATCCCACATCCTGAACTCCTGGGACATTTGTGCGCTCTGTGATAGGGACTCAGATTTCCTGCAAAATCTGGAACAAAACAATGGCACTGAGCGAAAACTGCAAAACGCAGCCTGCAAAAGAGCAAAGCTCAGTGCAAATCCCTCCATCAGATGTTATTGAGCTGAATGTGGGAGGGCAGGTGTATTACACTCGCCATGCCACCTTGGCAAGCTTTCCAAACTCCTTACTCGGAAAACTGTTCTCTAATAAGAAGGGCTCTTCAAATGACTTGTCCCGGGACTTTAAAGGACGTTATTTCATCGACAGAGATGGCTTTCTGTTCCGGTATGTATTGGATTACCTTAGAGACAAGCAAGTTGTTCTCCCTGATCACTTTCCCGAGAGAGGGAGGTTGAAACGAGAGGCGGAATATTTCCAGCTGCCAGATCTGGTCAAACTTCTGTCCTCTGAGGAGCCAAACCTCATCTCGGACGAGTTAAACTACAGTGATGTGGATGATGCGTCGCAGGACAGCGATCAGAGGTTTTACCCCTCTTACTCCCTGGACAGGAGGTACGGCTACATCACGGTGGCTTTGACAGGCGTACGTGCTGCCGGAGGCAGAGAGAGTCTCATTGATGGTAAGGCCAAAAAGTTACCACGGatcttcatcagcagcaggaTCGGCTTGGCGAAGGAGGTGTTCGGAGACGCCCTGAATGAGAACAGGGACACGGACCGACCACCGGACCGGTACTCCTGCAGGTTCTACCTCAAGTTCCGGCACCTGGAGAGAGCTTTTGACATGCTGTCAGAGAGCGGCTTTCACATTGTGGCCTGCAACTCGTCCCTGACTGCGTCCCCCATCGGCCATTACGCGGATGACAGGGTCTGGTCCAATTACGCACAGTACATCTTCTACCGTGAGTGAAGATTTACTCCCACATATTATACTTTCAAGGCTGATGTGAATTAAATGAGAGATTCCGACCTTCACATATAATATAAACAACAGGgacattaaacataaacacCTGGTGTCaaagtcataaataataaaggtGTCCCTCCCCCTAAACATATTCATATTGTTTGGTTTATTGAACTGGACAGAAATGAAGAAGCCTATAAGATGAGAGGTGatacattttactttttcatgCAAAACTCTTTGTCTGGCTCAGTCACACCACCAGGAGGCATCGCAACATCCCCTTCCCATTTGACTATCCACATATACCTTGCATTGGCTGACTTTAAATTTCTTGCCCAGGGGCTTCAATGGGAGTTGAGTCAGAAGGCTGCTGCACGCGTCATGCGTAAAGTAAACACGGCTTATTGCTCAGATTCCACAGTGGGCAGCAAAAATACACATGGATGCCACTGCAATGTCATAATTGTTTactcattaaaaaaagtgcCTTTAATTAGTTGTCAATACGGTTCATCCCTCTCTGCACAGGGAGGAGTTGTGCCATATGGCCAATTAAAAAGCACTTTGTTCATTATCCTGACTTCTTTTTGAAGAGCTGAGGAAAAAGCAGTTGGAGGGTAAATACTGGAGGTGCAGTGCTGAGGAGAACATAACATGCATTTGGCTTATGATTAATCAATATGGTTGTTAATATGGGCTACTTATAATAATGGGCTCTGAAATGACCTACGATAACATCCAGTTATTCCCTGAGTCATTCAGCAGCATatggcaatgagttggtttcgAAACCAAAATCTTTgatttttcattgtttaatGTCACTTCAATAAATGTATACTTATATATTGGAAACAAGAGAGTTTCATATTTTTTGATGGATTTGCTTGTGTTAAGTGAATATTCAAATGAAGCTTAAAGTAGGGAAGAGACATGTACACCATGGAAGAAAAAAGTTGTAGTTAGCGAGGAGTGCACgcgaggagaggagaagagagagggaattTATGGAGGGAAAGGAAGCGAAGAAGAGCAGATGGAGGAGAGTGGCTGAGCACGAGGGATGAGACAGTAAAAGTTGCATGAGGCCTGACCATGGGGAGAAAGaactgaggcagaaaaaaagagtgaggaAGCGAGGAAGAAAAATAGATTAAAGCAACTATCAGACAGGAAAGATCATTGAGTTTGAGGGAGAGGCGTGGAAAAGGTTTTGGGTGTTCAGACtcggacacaaacacacacacacacctggtttTCGTTGAAAGAGAGCAGACAAGGTGAGGGTGAAAGgaaactcacacacatgtacacatatatatatatatatacagtgagCTTTATGAGACGAAGGCCTTGGCAGAGTGATGGATAGACATGTCAAAGGCAGACAGACGTAAGAGCCTTTGCTTTACAACACAGCGGCCTGCATCCACTTTTAAAACTCATTCTGTAACCTGATTCTGAATGTGGGGCAGTATCTGGCCCAGGGCAGATAGATAGTCCTAAACTAAGAATACGTGTAAGTGCACCTTTTGGACTAAAGGGCATGAAACAGATGTGCagaattgtttgttgttttcagtcgaGCTTTTCTCTCGTTCCTCTTGTTCAGCCCCATATGGAGTCAAACAAACAGGCTGGGTTTGTTGAGTTAGTGTAAAATGAACAACTCAGCCTGGTAGCAAAGCAAAGTCAAAGACACTCTTACAGCCTGTCAGTTCCTTCAGTGCATCAGTTGTTTTCTACATACGCCACTGGCTGTCAGTGTTAGTGTGGACTCGAGTTTCCAAAAATACCCAATGGTACTACAGATAATTCTGCAGTGTGGTATCATCTACAGCAACAGTGAGGGGGTTCATTTATTCCTTCATAAGGTGTGGACACTCACCCACTCCTGCCTGGCTGGACATTTGCTCTTGGTTTCTCCACAGACTAAAACAAATGATTCTTTGCGCAAAGGGGCATTCCCCTCAGGAGGCCACGGTGTCCGAGCATCCATCACGAACAGGAGTTTCATCACTTGGCCATGACAAATAATTCACAATTAACCTGGTATGACTTGTTCACccttcaaataaacaaatgagcCAGAGAGAGACATTTATCAACACTAATACAGAAAGAGTATGAAAGCTCCTTTCTGCCagttcaagaaaaacaaaatatctttGGTGATGTTTcgtataaataaaacaaatgtaggTCAGCATTATAAGACAATCAGGCTTTTTGTCAAGCAGAAATTGTTTAGCATGAtagtaaaattagatttttgattgacagtgataatgttaatattattaaaatgattaacaaTTCTAACCTTGAGGTTCTTGCCCGGGCATGGTCTCTTTATTGCCAATTATCTCTGGGGAAAGAAGATGAGAGAGTCTTGGCTAATTTAAAGGCAATCTGCGATCCCAAAATATTTCCTCATCTCCAATCATCCACTGGAAGTGCCATTTCGAGAGATTCATGTTCAGCTATTTTTAAGCGCCATTTGAAACACAAGTCATATTTTAACCGAGCGCCAATCGCGTTTTAAAATAGAGCAGATATCAGCTCATCATTTAGCACAAAGTCCCAGCGTAACCTGCTGTGACATTACAGCCCCCACATCACAGAAGCAGACCAAATCATCAGGGAAAGTTTCACATCTCATATTCTGAAAGAGACGTGCAGAACTGTCACCAATGGGAGACACAAACAGTAAAGATGGAAAATGATTATGCCAGTCAGTTGTGCTCTGTTAATATAACTCTGCAGTCTTCATTTGGACTGTGAATGAGATGATGTGCAGCCATAATGGCTCCTGAACAATAGCCAC
It encodes the following:
- the LOC122760019 gene encoding BTB/POZ domain-containing protein KCTD16-like, with amino-acid sequence MALSENCKTQPAKEQSSVQIPPSDVIELNVGGQVYYTRHATLASFPNSLLGKLFSNKKGSSNDLSRDFKGRYFIDRDGFLFRYVLDYLRDKQVVLPDHFPERGRLKREAEYFQLPDLVKLLSSEEPNLISDELNYSDVDDASQDSDQRFYPSYSLDRRYGYITVALTGVRAAGGRESLIDGKAKKLPRIFISSRIGLAKEVFGDALNENRDTDRPPDRYSCRFYLKFRHLERAFDMLSESGFHIVACNSSLTASPIGHYADDRVWSNYAQYIFYRGPSRWSSSHCDCCCKSHKSEHEGESGTSLNDLSTSCSETQSEASSPQGTVIRGPVRRQTNIQTLDRPMPKGPIHMMQQAEMRRKTDMLRVRTFGVRDREAAKRKSNKEKMTPQQELAKCIQDFQRIRIPDRFPERKYMWQSELLRKYRL